Proteins encoded within one genomic window of Mya arenaria isolate MELC-2E11 chromosome 13, ASM2691426v1:
- the LOC128213309 gene encoding perlucin-like: MKALDICNTLMIFGLISTVASCFETRAQEPNCEGLCPDGWVYFRCSCYLFMDIMKASWTEAEHHCETHKATLVIIETNAENLFVIDFARRLYKTDRRPTNSFWIGATDTVTEGLWTWYTDDSPLNFTGWAPTEPDNKVDQDCVLLGGPYNYLWDDDHCSLTASFICEKGLSYLSGPDLIG; the protein is encoded by the exons ATGAAAGCATTAGACATTTGTAATACGTTGATGATTTTCGGATTGATATCCACTGTAGCATCCTGCTTTGAAA CCCGTGCTCAGGAACCCAATTGTGAGGGCCTTTGTCCGGATGGTTGGGTCTACTTCCGGTGTTCATGTTATCTCTTCATGGACATCATGAAAGCTAGTTGGACAGAGGCGGAG CATCACTGCGAGACACATAAAGCCACTCTGGTAATAATCGAGACGAACGCCGAGAACCTCTTTGTTATAGACTTTGCACGACGCCTTTACAAAACTg aCAGGAGACCAACCAACTCCTTCTGGATTGGGGCAACAGACACGGTCACAGAGGGTTTGTGGACATGGTATACCGACGACTCCCCATTG AATTTCACTGGATGGGCTCCAACTGAGCCGGACAATAAGGTCGACCAAGATTGTGTACTCCTGGGTGGGCCTTACAACTACCTTTGGGACGATGATCATTGTTCTTTGACTGCCAGTTTCATCTGCGAAAAAGG gTTGTCGTACTTATCTGGACCAGATCTAATTGGATGA